In Daphnia pulicaria isolate SC F1-1A chromosome 5, SC_F0-13Bv2, whole genome shotgun sequence, a single genomic region encodes these proteins:
- the LOC124340988 gene encoding sterol 3-beta-glucosyltransferase-like isoform X2, with the protein MNWKRRFSSASVHEFLSPHPVRIRTWSDSVAEVATAEEMAERDSELAEAHRRRSSNASSTGVGGSTENHQHHVTDFLASQTLDLFLAVPHIQPAISNSTAVRYDDLSRSLLSENDDVKSDNVHCNKLSRSSSLRRSSDLNSSASSTVSPKPWRRFSERFSGATLSAAMASATKLRRNTVVAVSTGKLDQVALSVDARTSTAQSEDPMTIVESELITSPSNKENNQTLSSTESQQKNHQLKKFSQSTPALPQLHYDLQDLGQSKSKQKKFLRHFPYVARDERVLNHYSCALVGDIFLQGNLYVTYNYFAFHSNVFGFVRKILIPMADVRKITKEKTAKFFPNAIAITTATEKHLFSSLMSRDVAYRLALSVWKKFHFPNRMGDCLDGEREHEGSSQNGEHSSNESSQNSVEGLIISPEIGSVQITTATEATSSDPDDSALERSYSPTPEREEAKDERLSLGLSSSIAKSRKSLMNFFSSRTSLVNEDGDDDDVVSDDLGETFDNRSSKLHNNPFELTWGSSGIYLLLVILCLSAGVLWYRIFLLHSHLELRLSPEAVGDTSPVNSLYSPQMQEIVDNLHLLLTSRSTNEQRERSTVA; encoded by the exons ATGAACTGGAAACGTCGTTTTAGTTCGGCTAGTGTCCACGAGTTCTTGTCGCCACATCCGGTGCGCATCCGGACTTGGTCAGATTCCGTTGCGGAAGTGGCCACCGCCGAAG AAATGGCAGAGCGGGACTCGGAGCTGGCCGAAGCCCACCGACGCCGCAGTTCGAACGCTAGTAGCACCGGCGTCGGGGGTAGCACGGAAAATCATCAGCATCACGTGACCGATTTTTTGGCTTCTCAAACTTTGGATCTTTTTCTCGCCGTCCCTCACATTCAGCCGGCCATCAGCAACTCCACCGCCGTAAG ATATGACGACTTGAGTCGATCCTTGCTGTCGGAAAACGATGACGTGAAATCGGACAACGTCCATTGCAACAAACTCAGCCGAAGTAGTTCACTGCGTCGTTCCAGCGATTTGAATTCGTCTGCGTCCTCTACTGTCTCACCGAAACCTTGGCGTCGTTTTTCAGAGAGATTCAG TGGTGCCACCTTGAGCGCTGCCATGGCGTCTGCTACCAAATTGAGAAGGAACACGGTTGTGGCAGTGTCAACCGGCAAGCTGGATCAAGTAGCCTTGTCCGTCGATGCTCGTACTAGTACTGCACAgtccgaggatccaatgacgATAGTTGAATCAGAACTTATTACTAGTCCTAGTAACAAGGAAAACAATCAGACTTTATCGTCGACCGAATCGCAGCAGAAAAATCACCAACTGAAAAAGTTCAGTCAGAGCACTCCAGCTTTGCCGCAACTCCACTATGATCTCCAAGATCTCGGTCAATCCAAATCGAAACAGAAAAAGTTCCTTCGTCACTTTCCTTACGTGGCCAGAGATGAACGCGTCCTCAACC ATTATTCTTGTGCCTTGGTTGGTGACATCTTCTTGCAAGGAAACTTGTATGTTACATACAATTACTTTGCATTTCACTCGAATGTCTTTGGCTTTGTCAGGAAG ATACTTATTCCCATGGCTGATGTTCGCAAAATAACCAAGGAAAAAACAGCCAAATTCTTTCCAAATGCCATAGCCATCACCACAGCTACGGAAAAGCACCTTTTCAGTTCTCTCATGTCTAGAGATGTTGCCTACAGGTTAGCATTGAGTGTCTGGAAGAAATTCCACTTTCCCAATCGCATGGGAGACTGCTTAGATGGAGAAAGG GAACATGAGGGTTCATCACAAAATGGAGAACATTCAAGCAATGAATCTTCACAGAATTCCGTTGAAGGCCTAATAATTAGTCCTGAAATCGGCAGCGTTCAAATAACTACTGCCACG GAAGCAACCTCGTCGGATCCGGATGATTCGGCTCTCGAGCGTTCGTATTCTCCTACACCTGAACGTGAAGAGGCAAAAGACGAAAGACTTTCTCTTGGACTGTCTTCATCCATTGCCAAATCGAGGAAAAGTCtaatgaatttcttttcttctcgtaCGTCTCTGGTCAACGAAG ATGGAGACGATGACGATGTAGTATCAGATGATCTCGGCGAAACGTTTGACAACCGTTCATCAAAATTACATAACAACCCTTTTGAGCTAACCTGGGGTTCCAGTGGCATATACCTACTTCTAGTCATCCTGTGCCTGTCAGCGGGCGTACTGTGGTATCGAATATTTCTGCTGCATTCTCATCTTGAACTGAGATTGTCGCCAGAAGCGGTTGGGGACACGTCTCCTGTCAACTCTCTGTACTCTCCTCAG ATGCAAGAAATAGTCGACAATTTGCATCTGCTACTAACGTCTCGTTCGACCAACGAGCAAAGGGAGAGATCGACCGTGGCTTGA
- the LOC124340988 gene encoding sterol 3-beta-glucosyltransferase-like isoform X1 — MNWKRRFSSASVHEFLSPHPVRIRTWSDSVAEVATAEEMAERDSELAEAHRRRSSNASSTGVGGSTENHQHHVTDFLASQTLDLFLAVPHIQPAISNSTAVRYDDLSRSLLSENDDVKSDNVHCNKLSRSSSLRRSSDLNSSASSTVSPKPWRRFSERFSGATLSAAMASATKLRRNTVVAVSTGKLDQVALSVDARTSTAQSEDPMTIVESELITSPSNKENNQTLSSTESQQKNHQLKKFSQSTPALPQLHYDLQDLGQSKSKQKKFLRHFPYVARDERVLNHYSCALVGDIFLQGNLYVTYNYFAFHSNVFGFVRKILIPMADVRKITKEKTAKFFPNAIAITTATEKHLFSSLMSRDVAYRLALSVWKKFHFPNRMGDCLDGEREHEGSSQNGEHSSNESSQNSVEGLIISPEIGSVQITTATEATSSDPDDSALERSYSPTPEREEAKDERLSLGLSSSIAKSRKSLMNFFSSRTSLVNEEDGDDDDVVSDDLGETFDNRSSKLHNNPFELTWGSSGIYLLLVILCLSAGVLWYRIFLLHSHLELRLSPEAVGDTSPVNSLYSPQMQEIVDNLHLLLTSRSTNEQRERSTVA; from the exons ATGAACTGGAAACGTCGTTTTAGTTCGGCTAGTGTCCACGAGTTCTTGTCGCCACATCCGGTGCGCATCCGGACTTGGTCAGATTCCGTTGCGGAAGTGGCCACCGCCGAAG AAATGGCAGAGCGGGACTCGGAGCTGGCCGAAGCCCACCGACGCCGCAGTTCGAACGCTAGTAGCACCGGCGTCGGGGGTAGCACGGAAAATCATCAGCATCACGTGACCGATTTTTTGGCTTCTCAAACTTTGGATCTTTTTCTCGCCGTCCCTCACATTCAGCCGGCCATCAGCAACTCCACCGCCGTAAG ATATGACGACTTGAGTCGATCCTTGCTGTCGGAAAACGATGACGTGAAATCGGACAACGTCCATTGCAACAAACTCAGCCGAAGTAGTTCACTGCGTCGTTCCAGCGATTTGAATTCGTCTGCGTCCTCTACTGTCTCACCGAAACCTTGGCGTCGTTTTTCAGAGAGATTCAG TGGTGCCACCTTGAGCGCTGCCATGGCGTCTGCTACCAAATTGAGAAGGAACACGGTTGTGGCAGTGTCAACCGGCAAGCTGGATCAAGTAGCCTTGTCCGTCGATGCTCGTACTAGTACTGCACAgtccgaggatccaatgacgATAGTTGAATCAGAACTTATTACTAGTCCTAGTAACAAGGAAAACAATCAGACTTTATCGTCGACCGAATCGCAGCAGAAAAATCACCAACTGAAAAAGTTCAGTCAGAGCACTCCAGCTTTGCCGCAACTCCACTATGATCTCCAAGATCTCGGTCAATCCAAATCGAAACAGAAAAAGTTCCTTCGTCACTTTCCTTACGTGGCCAGAGATGAACGCGTCCTCAACC ATTATTCTTGTGCCTTGGTTGGTGACATCTTCTTGCAAGGAAACTTGTATGTTACATACAATTACTTTGCATTTCACTCGAATGTCTTTGGCTTTGTCAGGAAG ATACTTATTCCCATGGCTGATGTTCGCAAAATAACCAAGGAAAAAACAGCCAAATTCTTTCCAAATGCCATAGCCATCACCACAGCTACGGAAAAGCACCTTTTCAGTTCTCTCATGTCTAGAGATGTTGCCTACAGGTTAGCATTGAGTGTCTGGAAGAAATTCCACTTTCCCAATCGCATGGGAGACTGCTTAGATGGAGAAAGG GAACATGAGGGTTCATCACAAAATGGAGAACATTCAAGCAATGAATCTTCACAGAATTCCGTTGAAGGCCTAATAATTAGTCCTGAAATCGGCAGCGTTCAAATAACTACTGCCACG GAAGCAACCTCGTCGGATCCGGATGATTCGGCTCTCGAGCGTTCGTATTCTCCTACACCTGAACGTGAAGAGGCAAAAGACGAAAGACTTTCTCTTGGACTGTCTTCATCCATTGCCAAATCGAGGAAAAGTCtaatgaatttcttttcttctcgtaCGTCTCTGGTCAACGAAG AAGATGGAGACGATGACGATGTAGTATCAGATGATCTCGGCGAAACGTTTGACAACCGTTCATCAAAATTACATAACAACCCTTTTGAGCTAACCTGGGGTTCCAGTGGCATATACCTACTTCTAGTCATCCTGTGCCTGTCAGCGGGCGTACTGTGGTATCGAATATTTCTGCTGCATTCTCATCTTGAACTGAGATTGTCGCCAGAAGCGGTTGGGGACACGTCTCCTGTCAACTCTCTGTACTCTCCTCAG ATGCAAGAAATAGTCGACAATTTGCATCTGCTACTAACGTCTCGTTCGACCAACGAGCAAAGGGAGAGATCGACCGTGGCTTGA
- the LOC124340988 gene encoding sterol 3-beta-glucosyltransferase-like isoform X3, with protein MGQRRWPPVDFTLSPSLEARETSSSTSRRRCFTSAARKTATTTIKFYYKLLFRRRPVRTVGYDDLSRSLLSENDDVKSDNVHCNKLSRSSSLRRSSDLNSSASSTVSPKPWRRFSERFSGATLSAAMASATKLRRNTVVAVSTGKLDQVALSVDARTSTAQSEDPMTIVESELITSPSNKENNQTLSSTESQQKNHQLKKFSQSTPALPQLHYDLQDLGQSKSKQKKFLRHFPYVARDERVLNHYSCALVGDIFLQGNLYVTYNYFAFHSNVFGFVRKILIPMADVRKITKEKTAKFFPNAIAITTATEKHLFSSLMSRDVAYRLALSVWKKFHFPNRMGDCLDGEREHEGSSQNGEHSSNESSQNSVEGLIISPEIGSVQITTATEATSSDPDDSALERSYSPTPEREEAKDERLSLGLSSSIAKSRKSLMNFFSSRTSLVNEEDGDDDDVVSDDLGETFDNRSSKLHNNPFELTWGSSGIYLLLVILCLSAGVLWYRIFLLHSHLELRLSPEAVGDTSPVNSLYSPQMQEIVDNLHLLLTSRSTNEQRERSTVA; from the exons ATGGGCCAGCGGCGTTGGCCACCAGTCGACTTTACACTTTCACCGTCGTTGGAAGCAAGAGAGACGTCGTCCTCGACAAGTCGACGTCGTTGTTTTACCTCAGCAGCGCGGAAGACGGCGACGACAACCATCAAATTCTATTACAAACTTTTATTTCGACGGCGTCCAGTCAGAACTGTCGG ATATGACGACTTGAGTCGATCCTTGCTGTCGGAAAACGATGACGTGAAATCGGACAACGTCCATTGCAACAAACTCAGCCGAAGTAGTTCACTGCGTCGTTCCAGCGATTTGAATTCGTCTGCGTCCTCTACTGTCTCACCGAAACCTTGGCGTCGTTTTTCAGAGAGATTCAG TGGTGCCACCTTGAGCGCTGCCATGGCGTCTGCTACCAAATTGAGAAGGAACACGGTTGTGGCAGTGTCAACCGGCAAGCTGGATCAAGTAGCCTTGTCCGTCGATGCTCGTACTAGTACTGCACAgtccgaggatccaatgacgATAGTTGAATCAGAACTTATTACTAGTCCTAGTAACAAGGAAAACAATCAGACTTTATCGTCGACCGAATCGCAGCAGAAAAATCACCAACTGAAAAAGTTCAGTCAGAGCACTCCAGCTTTGCCGCAACTCCACTATGATCTCCAAGATCTCGGTCAATCCAAATCGAAACAGAAAAAGTTCCTTCGTCACTTTCCTTACGTGGCCAGAGATGAACGCGTCCTCAACC ATTATTCTTGTGCCTTGGTTGGTGACATCTTCTTGCAAGGAAACTTGTATGTTACATACAATTACTTTGCATTTCACTCGAATGTCTTTGGCTTTGTCAGGAAG ATACTTATTCCCATGGCTGATGTTCGCAAAATAACCAAGGAAAAAACAGCCAAATTCTTTCCAAATGCCATAGCCATCACCACAGCTACGGAAAAGCACCTTTTCAGTTCTCTCATGTCTAGAGATGTTGCCTACAGGTTAGCATTGAGTGTCTGGAAGAAATTCCACTTTCCCAATCGCATGGGAGACTGCTTAGATGGAGAAAGG GAACATGAGGGTTCATCACAAAATGGAGAACATTCAAGCAATGAATCTTCACAGAATTCCGTTGAAGGCCTAATAATTAGTCCTGAAATCGGCAGCGTTCAAATAACTACTGCCACG GAAGCAACCTCGTCGGATCCGGATGATTCGGCTCTCGAGCGTTCGTATTCTCCTACACCTGAACGTGAAGAGGCAAAAGACGAAAGACTTTCTCTTGGACTGTCTTCATCCATTGCCAAATCGAGGAAAAGTCtaatgaatttcttttcttctcgtaCGTCTCTGGTCAACGAAG AAGATGGAGACGATGACGATGTAGTATCAGATGATCTCGGCGAAACGTTTGACAACCGTTCATCAAAATTACATAACAACCCTTTTGAGCTAACCTGGGGTTCCAGTGGCATATACCTACTTCTAGTCATCCTGTGCCTGTCAGCGGGCGTACTGTGGTATCGAATATTTCTGCTGCATTCTCATCTTGAACTGAGATTGTCGCCAGAAGCGGTTGGGGACACGTCTCCTGTCAACTCTCTGTACTCTCCTCAG ATGCAAGAAATAGTCGACAATTTGCATCTGCTACTAACGTCTCGTTCGACCAACGAGCAAAGGGAGAGATCGACCGTGGCTTGA
- the LOC124341035 gene encoding lysophospholipid acyltransferase 6-like, with translation MGIPSMNRVDDSGYYDGSRVFSWLSEPTGLSVDQINFLLSQFTAVGAAFAFRYHLHNKKVAPETRHGAALLLGLIMVVFCFGRQALHLACLSSISYAILMTASPKIAQRLVLITSMLYLSLVHIKRQYYSYNSYTLDISGPLMVLTQKVTSLAFSLHDGVARKTEDLTPFQKQQLIRKVPNPLEYYSYVFHFHAVMVGPTVLFADYTDFINGKHFANKSVEAKSAKETADETTGDEIDVISTPEPSAVSIVFKKLFFSLVCAGLFVKLTPMFLITRIKDDDFVENTSLFGKTLFILLSTTFARMKYYHAWLLADAICNASGLGFNGYTASGKAKWDLISNVDILKFECGLSLRDSIDNWNKFTNRWLRFVVYERTNRFQTVLTYCLSAMWHGFYPGYYITFLGGALCTLAARSVRRSVRPFFTANRVTQGFYDVLTFMTTRVVMAYLTFSFVLLEFLPSMRMLAHMYFWVHLLSLAAIFILPKLLPPPKPIKDQLEQQKRLATAKLPSS, from the exons ATGGGTATCCCTAGCATGAACAGAGTTGATGACAGTGGTTATTATGATGGAAGTAGAGTTTTTTCTTGGCTTTCTGAACCTACAGGTTTATCTGTAGACCAG ATTAACTTTCTACTGAGCCAATTCACTGCTGTAGGTGCAGCTTTTGCCTTTCGTTACCACCTCCACAATAAAAAG GTGGCACCTGAAACAAGACATGGGGCAGCATTACTTTTGGGTTTGATCATGGTTGTGTTTTGCTTTGGAag GCAGGCACTACACCTTGCTTGTctttcaagcatatcttatgCCATCTTGATGACTGCAAGCCCCAAAATTGCACAAAG GTTGGTTCTTATCACTTCGATGCTTTACTTATCACTTGTTCATATCAAACGACAGTATTATAGCTATAATTCGTACACGCTCGACATATCAG GTCCGTTAATGGTACTAACGCAAAAAGTGACAAGTCTCGCGTTCTCATTGCACGATGGGGTTGCCCGGAAAACGGAAGACTTGACTCCATTCCAAAAACAACAGCTTATTCGTAAGGTTCCAAATCCACTGGAATACTACAGCTACGTTTTTCATTTCCACGCCGTGATGGTTGGACCCACGGTCCTTTTTGCTGACTATACCGACTTTATCAACGGAAAGCATTTTGCCAATAAATCAGTAGAAGCG AAATCAGCAAAAGAAACGGCCGACGAAACAACTGGCGATGAGATTGACGTTATTTCCACTCCGGAACCTTCAGCTGTGTCGATCGTTTTTAAGAAACTCTTTTTCAGCCTCGTTTGTGCTGGTCTTTTCGTCAAACTCACGCCCATGTTCCTCATAACTCGAATCAAAG ATGACGACTTTGTCGAAAATACTTCGTTGTTTGGCAAAACACTTTTCATCCTGTTATCGACTACATTCGCACGCATGAAATACTATCACGCCTGGCTTTTGGCTGACGCAATCTGCAACGCTTCTGGGCTGGGATTCAATGGCTACACTGCATCCGGCAAGGCGAAGTGGGATCTTATATCCAACgttgatattttaaaattcgaa TGCGGTCTGAGTTTGAGAGACAGCATCGACAACTGGAACAAATTTACCAACCGCTGGCTTCGTTTCGTTGTGTATGAACGGACCAATCGGTTCCAAACTGTTCTTACATACTGTTTGTCTGCCATGTGGCACGGATTTTACCCGGGTTATTACATCACCTTTCTCGGTGGAGCCCTGTGCACATTGGCTGCCAGATCCGTTCGCCGCTCGGTTCGTCCCTTTTTCACGGCAAACCGCGTGACGCAGGGATTTTATGATGTCCTAACTTTCATGACTACACGTGTCGTTATGGCCTATCTGACCTTTAGCTTCGTTCTACTTGAATTTTTGCCATCGATGCGTATGCTGGC ACACATGTATTTCTGGGTCCATCTTCTCTCATTGGCGGCCATCTTTATCCTTCCCAAATTGCTTCCACCTCCAAAACCGATCAAGGATCAACTGGAGCAGCAGAAACGTCTGGCGACCGCTAAACTTCCTTCTTCTTAG
- the LOC124340846 gene encoding sorting nexin-19-like: MSESEFNSFQFFKSFSNFPVFLQIGCIAFSWVFLFFTVDAWFSPFYFTGYQLISYIFSVLVLASVLAHQSIYRLIKSSSLWDCFKSENSALHSCELSIKDVCDYELNSLAKNAAESVINYWCDNSNNNEEFAKEIHSQIEDIFFSLSQKLSKIKVEYFIKNIVLIVHNHLRSYKKTVNFCNNVHGSHSKFSFNHPVSRGEISLELYLDSLSHAVMKEFIPGSIQDCSAVFDFCCAAFCSHILVKLVDHLSSPGLVLQALVQILESAQENTTRHESTDSDSFGTCENSIQEIPNISESTEDPLSGSSPQMQRNEEETGNIDNSENPFRSSRKSASPVLAGSNLLCNSLTSSTHQVSKSSWVQSGLSNSLSTATAPVLPSRFVRSREDEEEDRKKMCKPSSLPLIGTTGDNGDVIGSLDSEPMGAFSVDADVSPVYEDVEDFATAIAKLRSLLEQRVSSNGLDVPCGKNNVLSPTSDARAYTSGVETDNNYEELTEASELPNDSRIFFNVKIPKTEISTIPGEGQHSFYCIVYDGIYTAISASLASNMDDSQKNTRLVLKCRNVRRRFRQFMELHAQLEGSEDLSISQAVRSIRGPSKWLNLPFSRLDQNTVAHRQIFLERYMQQLCNSPIIGMSGELRNFLDYELHLNEITVPPSNPTLQRVPFFAKTVSDVLQSIKTALPLPIPLFDNDQSRRMQLLPLPLPASPLTAPFEPPATEREEKSSQSTSSIDEADGIPVTCRITYSSEESRLEMLMTNWNHMDCRIESAYEAFESHLWRSELNIQLSQESAVTDAKLQPNLETTTKFFDEPVKVGWNRFDDQLPLSSSVINLLVECLNLRDTWLTKAPVPLALKIVIGKQIESFFQESLLQFSNPNVLADNLRSLRQTFFVDDLDVTLSEEKDVNQLAQEVVHLLNKQLHGLLVKIVGEDLCTDVLKTTISCLTDPLLNRDLALTLLDFVFLQICSTPSLNDRFSVSI; the protein is encoded by the exons ATGTCGGAATCGGAATTCAACagttttcagttttttaagtcattttcaaattttccagttttccTGCAGATTGGCTGCATTGCTTTCTCTTGGGTATTCCTTTTCTTCACAGTAGACGCGTGGTTTTCACCGTTCTACTTTACTGGTTATCAACTTATCTCTTACATTTTTAGTGTTTTGGTTTTAGCGTCAGTGCTCGCCCACCAGTCTATTTACAGACTTATCAAGTCATCTAGCCTTTGGGATTGTTTTAAATCCGAAAATTCCGCGCTCCATTCTTGTGAGCTGTCGATTAAAGATGTATGTGATTATGAACTCAATAGTCTAGCTAAGAATGCAGCAGAATCTGTGATCAACTACTGGTGTGACAACTCAAACAACAATGAAGAGTTTGCCAAAGAAATCCACAGTCAAAttgaagatatttttttctctctatctcaaaagctttcaaaaatcaaagttgaaTATTTCATCAAGAATATAGTCTTGATAGTGCACAACCATCTCAGAAGCTACAAAAAGACAGTCAATTTCTGTAACAATGTACATGGATcacattcaaaattttctttcaaccatcCGGTTTCAAGGGGAGAAATTTCCCTTGAACTGTATCTTGATAGTCTCTCCCATGCCGTCATGAAAGAATTTATTCCAGGCTCTATTCAAGACTGCTCGGCTGTATTTGATTTCTGTTGTGCTGCTTTCTGCAGCCACATTTTAGTTAAATTGGTGGATCATCTCAGCAGTCCTGGCCTAGTCCTGCAAGCACTTGTTCAAATTTTAGAATCAGCACAGGAAAATACTACTAGACACGAGTCCACTGATTCAGATTCTTTTGGAACATGTGAAAACAGTATCCAAGAAATACCCAACATTTCAGAGTCAACGGAAGATCCGTTGTCAGGGTCCAGTCCACAAATgcaaagaaatgaagaagaaacaggAAACATCGATAACTCTGAAAATCCATTCCGTTCTTCGAGGAAATCAGCAAGTCCTGTCTTGGCTGGTAGCAATCTATTGTGCAATAGTTTGACATCGTCCACTCACCAGGTTTCCAAGTCCTCGTGGGTCCAATCGGGCTTGTccaactctctctctacagCTACAGCCCCTGTGCTTCCGTCACGATTTGTTCGATcaagagaagatgaagaagaagatagaaaGAAGATGTGCAAACCTAGCAGCTTACCGCTGATCGGCACCACAGGAGATAATGGAGATGTTATTGGAAGTCTCGATTCAGAACCAATGGGAGCCTTCTCGGTCGATGCAGACGTCTCACCAGTTTACGAG GACGTGGAAGATTTTGCTACAGCGATTGCCAAACTGCGCTCGTTGTTGGAACAACGAGTATCCAGCAATGGGCTAGATGTCCCTTGTGGTAAAAATAACGTCCTGAGTCCAACAAGCGACGCTAG GGCCTACACTTCCGGCGTAGAGACTGACAACAATTATGAAGAATTAACGGAAGCGTCCGAACTACCCAACGACAGCCGAATTTTTTTCAACgtaaaaatcccgaagacggaGATTTCTACTATTCCGGGAGAAGGCCAGCATTCATTCTACTGCATTGTCTATGATGGAATTTACACAGCCATCAGCGCAAGTTTGGCCAGCAACATGGATGATAGCCAGAAAAATACGCGCTTGGTACTTAAATGTCGCAATGTGCGCCGACGGTTTCGTCAGTTTATGGAGTTGCACGCACAGTTAGAAGGATCAGAGGATCTCTCGATTTCTCAAGCCGTTCGGTCAATTCGTGGACCCAGCAAGTGGCTTAACTTGCCTTTTAG CCGGTTAGATCAAAATACGGTAGCTCACCGGCAGATATTTCTTGAACGGTACATGCAGCAGTTGTGCAATTCTCCAATCATTGGCATGTCGGGAGAGCTGCGTAATTTTTTGGATTACGAACtacatttaaacgaaatcacCGTACCTCCTTCGAATCCCACACTTCAACGCGTTCC tttttttgCCAAAACAGTATCGGATGTGCTGCAAAGCATTAAAACAGCTTTACCCCTGCCTATTCCTCTTTTTGATAATGATCAAAGTCGCCGAATGCAATTACTACCATTACCTCTACCAGCATCACCATTGACAGCGCCCTTTGAGCCCCCCGCCACCGAACGTGAAGAAAAATCTAGTCAATCGACGTCTTCGATTGATGAAGCTGACGGAATTCCTGTTACGTGCCGTATTACGTATTCTAGCGAAGAGAGTAGGCTCGAAATGCTCATGACCAATTGGAATCACATGGACTGTCGAATTGAATCGGCGTATGAAGCCTTTGAATCACATTTATGGCGCAGTGAATTAAACATTCAACTTAGTCAAGAATCTGCAGTTACGGATGCCAAATTACAACCAAACTTGGAAACTACGACGAAATTTTTTGACGAACCAGTAAAAG TCGGTTGGAACAGGTTTGACGACCAACTGCCATTATCAAGCAGCGTAATCAATTTACTTGTCGAATGTTTGAACTTACGAGATACATGGTTAACAAAAGCACCAGTTCCGCTGGCCCTTAAAATCGTCATTGGAAAGCAAATTGAAAGTTTCTTTCAG GAATCACTGTTGCAATTTTCTAATCCAAATGTGCTGGCCGACAACCTCCGTTCGctgcgtcaaacatttttcgtcGACGATTTGGATGTCACTTTGTCAGAAGAAAAGGATGTGAATCAGCTGGCCCAGGAAGTGGTCCATTTATTGAATAAACAATTGCATG GATTACTTGTCAAAATTGTTGGTGAGGATCTCTGCACTGACGTCTTAAAAACTACCATTTCATGCTTAACGGACCCTCTACTTAATCGCGACCTCGCTTTAACATTactcgatttcgtctttttgcAAATTTGTTCCACTCCGTCGTTGAACGATCGATTTAGTGTTTCTATTTGA